In the genome of Dermacentor silvarum isolate Dsil-2018 chromosome 1, BIME_Dsil_1.4, whole genome shotgun sequence, one region contains:
- the LOC119443823 gene encoding sex-determining region Y protein, with amino-acid sequence MAVPDEASHRGMVGASLSSEVQHCYQRRSHVPPPPSALMPFAQEKRRSVAAMNANENNQRISSRLAKLRLPLRAADKEPLQRKVAEAVAVHRRKYPDYAHHPREARRRKEQERIAKQVTSKLNNDRSWVKEQQPLTSLVTAQGPGSPKFQQQLHPPPLPPTPRSTHGAISGAARVSTLGSCQGTVACMPTATVPATTKDPEEQMVPVKVTALRALAEFSKRQSKHFHNYAELTLINIFRTLKQPERQR; translated from the coding sequence atGGCAGTTCCCGATGAGGCCTCGCATCGCGGCATGGTGGGTGCATCGTTGAGCAGCGAGGTGCAACACTGCTACCAGCGGCGATCGCACGTTCCGCCACCGCCAAGTGCCTTGATGCCGTTCGCACAAGAAAAGAGGCGTTCGGTGGCCGCCATGAATGCGAACGAAAACAACCAGCGCATTAGCAGCCGCCTGGCAAAGCTGCGGCTTCCTCTCCGCGccgccgacaaggagcccctcCAGCGCAAGGTAGCCGAAGCAGTCGCCGTCCACCGAAGAAAGTACCCGGACTACGCGCACCACCCGCGTGAGGCCCGCCGGCGCAAGGAGCAGGAACGCATTGCCAAGCAGGTTACCAGCAAGCTGAACAACGACAGATCCTGGGTCAAGGAGCAGCAGCCGCTTACTTCCTTGGTCACGGCCCAGGGTCCAGGCAGCCCGAAGTTCCAGCAGCAGCTACATCCGCCACCATTGCCACCGACGCCAAGAAGCACACACGGTGCTATCAGCGGTGCTGCTCGAGTCAGCACTTTGGGCTCCTGTCAGGGAACGGTGGCCTGTATGCCGACGGCCACTGTCCCGGCCACGACCAAGGATCCCGAAGAACAAATGGTGCCTGTAAAAGTGACTGCTTTAAGAGCTTTGGCTGAATTTTCGAAGAGGCAGTCGAAACATTTCCACAATTATGCCGAGCTCACCTTGATCAACATCTTCAGAACATTAAAGCAGCCCGAGAGACAGAGGTGA